The following proteins come from a genomic window of Astatotilapia calliptera chromosome 11, fAstCal1.2, whole genome shotgun sequence:
- the LOC113031547 gene encoding sialic acid-binding Ig-like lectin 10, which produces MAGTLTFLLISSLLQGALCETFNINMPQNINVVSGSCVIIPCFFDVERNHKNNLDDSCKAYWSNSTSFNSKNAKLKPTKEMTGDLTKKDCTTTFNNASLLQRSKYYFRLECNNSLKYIFTQAGVDISFIDDPPSPTLTPSTLEVEEGASVSLTCSAPAPCWSHPPALTWSPNLGQSQETLQENQDKTKVRTSVMNFTASHLHHGNKISCTAVYQKQDGSPDVTAETSLTPDISNSPKNITVSVSPSGPVPENSKVSLTCSSNANPAVWNYTWYRADGDQETFIGTGTSLNIQVSRDRRTFFCKAENKIGVGRSSSIQIDVQYSPENITVSVSPSGPVPENSNVSLTCSTNANPAVRNYMWYRVDGDQETFIGTGTSLNIKVSRDRRSFFCKAENEIGVGRSSSIQIDVQFLPQILFSSDCVKTASQVNCSCDTDGNPSPAVQWYLNGEPVNQSGGFEIFSETLNITVHRSSFILSQPHVKHFSTLLCRSFNSLGSASQQFCMSKFKSSAEPQGSVLYPAIVSTLVLLLLVLMCVLLFVIRTQTNHCKPKVGLIDENNTVAMIQPPTEEGNEAPNTTEESIYANVERLREAGVVDPKVVAEPSSTNLPSAEPVGARGSKNSENKGDKCEAIYSSVNWKTKSKKKKEETSVDLNSPGSYYLEEEKCIVEGINRNFVSNALEMGGLYDEVGGKNVKKEVDCEYAQVKFKDKTEKKKK; this is translated from the exons ATGGCTGGAACTCTGACTTTTCTTCTCATTAGTTCTCTGCTGCAGG GTGCACTGTGTGAAACGTTCAACATCAATATGCCACAGAATATAAATGTCGTGAGTGGCTCCTGTGTGATCATCCCCTGCTTCTTTGATGTTGAGAGGAACCATAAAAATAACTTAGATGATTCATGTAAAGCATATTGGAGTAATTCAACTTCATTTAACagtaaaaatgcaaaactaaagccaactaaagaaatgacagGAGACTTAACAAAGAAAGACTGCACCACAACTTTCAATAATGCAAGTCTTCTTCAAAGAAGTAAATATTACTTCAGACTGGAGTGTAATAattcactgaaatacatttttacacaaGCTGGTGTAGATATTTCATTCATAG ATGATCCTCCCTCTCCGACTCTGACTCCATCCAcactggaggtggaggagggagccTCAGTGAGTCTGACGTGCTCTGCTCCAGCTCCATGTTGGTCTCATCCTCCAGCTCTGACATGGAGCCCTAACCTGGGCCAGAGTCAGGAGACACTGCAGGAGAATCAGGACAAAACTAAAGTCAGGACCTCTGTTATGAATTTCACTGCTTCTCACCTCCATCATGGAAATAAAATCTCCTGCACTGCTGTCTACCAGAAACAAGATGGTAGCCCTGATGTCACTGCTGAAACAAGTTTAACTCCTGATATTTCAA ATTCACCTAAAAACATTACAGTTTCAGTCAGTCCTTCTGGTCCAGTACCAGAGAACAGCAAAGTGAGTCTGACCTGCAGCAGTAATGCCAACCCAGCAGTGTGGAACTACACCTGGTACAGAGCTGATGGAGACCAGGAGACATTTATCGGAACAGGAACTAGTTTAAACATTCAAGTCTCCAGAGATAGACGAACATTTTTCTGCAAGGCTGAAAATAAGATTGGAGTTGGACGTTCCAGCAGCATTCAAATAGATGTTCAGT ATTCACCTGAAAACATCACAGTTTCAGTCAGTCCTTCTGGTCCAGTACCAGAGAACAGCAATGTGAGTCTGACCTGCAGCACTAATGCCAACCCAGCAGTGAGGAACTACATGTGGTACAGAGTTGATGGAGACCAGGAGACGTTTATTGGAACAGGAACTAGTTTAAACATTAAAGTCTCCAGAGACAGACGGTCATTTTTCTGCAAGGCTGAAAATGAGATTGGAGTTGGACGTTCCAGCAGCATTCAAATAGATGTTCAGT TTCTTCCACAGATCCTGTTTTCATCAGATTGTGTTAAAACTGCAAGTCAAGTTAACTGTTCCTGTGACACTGACGGAAACCCTTCCCCTGCTGTACAGTGGTATTTGAATGGAGAACCTGTCAATCAGTCTGGTGGATTTGAAATATTCAGTGAGACTCTAAACATCACAGTTCACAGGAGCTCCTTCATTCTGAGTCAACCACATGTGAAGCATTTTTCCACCCTGCTCTGCCGTAGCTTCAACTCTCTGGGATCTGCCAGTCAACAATTTTGTATGAGCAAGTTTAAAAGCTCTGCAGAACCTCAAG gttcAGTTCTGTATCCAGCGATCGTCTCCACTCTTGTATTGTTACTATTAGTACTAAtgtgtgttctgctgtttgttatCAG gaCTCAGACGAATCACTGTAAGCCGAAAGTTGGGTTAATAGATGAAAACAACACAGTTGCGATGATTCAGCCTCCGACTGAAGAAGGAAATGAG GCACCAAACACAACAGAAGAGAGCATTTATGCAAATGTTGAAAGGTTGAGAGAGGCAGGCGTTGTTGACCCTAAAGTAGTTGCTGAGCCAAGTAGCACCAACTTGCCAAGCGCTGAGCCAGTGGGTGCAAGAGGAAGCAAAAACTCTGAGAACAAAGGCGACAAGTGTGAAGCAATTTACTCTAGTGTGAACTGGAAGACCAAgagcaagaaaaagaaggaagaaacctctgtgGACTTGAATTCACCTGGTAGCTATTATCTGGAGGAGGAGAAGTGCATTGTGGAGGGAATTAACAGAAATTTTGTGAGCAATGCACTAGAGATGGGAGGCCTGTATGATGAAGTGGGGGGTAAGAATGTGAAAAAGGAAGTGGACTGTGAATATGCCCAGGTAAAATTTAAAGACaagactgaaaagaaaaagaagtaa